In Desertibacillus haloalkaliphilus, a single genomic region encodes these proteins:
- the phoU gene encoding phosphate signaling complex protein PhoU, whose product MGMNIRKSYDSELHQVKMSIVDMGSKVGEALTEVLAAFQTNDKEQLDAVIKNDDKINQLELAINDTVTLMIAKQQPVATDLRTLIVALKMASDLERIADLAVDLAKTSKRLERSKGHEEWYKQLYAIGEDTKVMYSRALDGYEQGDVLQAQKIAALDDHVDQKYGEFIKGLFFQSTEPQQTKEMVHLAFIGRYLERIADYATNIAEWIVYEANGQHFDLN is encoded by the coding sequence ATGGGAATGAATATTCGCAAAAGCTATGATTCTGAACTTCATCAAGTGAAAATGAGTATTGTTGACATGGGGAGTAAAGTCGGTGAGGCACTAACAGAAGTGTTAGCTGCATTTCAAACGAATGATAAGGAACAATTGGATGCCGTGATTAAAAATGATGATAAGATTAACCAATTAGAGTTAGCGATAAATGATACGGTCACATTGATGATTGCAAAACAACAGCCTGTAGCAACTGATTTACGAACATTAATCGTTGCTTTAAAAATGGCTAGTGACCTTGAGCGTATCGCTGATTTAGCTGTTGATCTTGCAAAAACGTCAAAGAGACTAGAGAGGTCGAAGGGTCATGAGGAATGGTATAAACAATTATATGCAATTGGAGAGGATACCAAAGTAATGTATTCGCGCGCTCTTGATGGCTATGAGCAGGGTGATGTTTTACAAGCACAAAAAATTGCAGCACTCGATGATCACGTTGATCAAAAATATGGTGAGTTTATTAAAGGCTTGTTTTTTCAATCAACCGAGCCACAACAGACAAAGGAAATGGTTCATCTCGCCTTCATTGGGCGCTACCTTGAACGGATTGCCGATTATGCAACAAATATAGCAGAATGGATTGTCTATGAAGCAAACGGACAGCACTTTGACTTGAATTAA
- a CDS encoding SDR family NAD(P)-dependent oxidoreductase has product MKALRNQVVIITGAASGLGKETAIEFVKAGAQVAICGRSSENIKAVESELLDICHPNRVLAMRADVSTEEDVQQFVNATISKFGRIDTLINNAAIFENYSIVDSSIDSWYHHIDNNVTSAFLMMRECIPFMRENKFGRIISITSELARHGAAGFGAYSASKAALETLTSSVNDEEYHNGISTILFNPGVMKTGLHSYGEDPKTIAPALVRLAYSNKDHSDRVVTIDDLQVLEA; this is encoded by the coding sequence ATGAAAGCATTGAGAAATCAAGTGGTTATCATTACCGGGGCTGCATCTGGCCTTGGAAAAGAGACAGCAATCGAATTCGTTAAAGCAGGCGCACAGGTTGCTATCTGCGGTCGCAGCAGCGAAAACATCAAAGCTGTCGAAAGCGAACTGCTGGACATTTGCCACCCAAATCGTGTGCTAGCTATGCGCGCTGATGTATCAACTGAAGAAGATGTTCAACAATTTGTCAATGCTACGATCTCCAAATTCGGACGTATTGACACCCTCATCAACAATGCAGCAATCTTTGAAAATTACAGCATTGTCGATAGTTCCATTGATTCCTGGTACCATCATATCGATAACAATGTGACAAGTGCCTTTTTAATGATGAGAGAATGTATCCCATTCATGCGAGAGAATAAGTTCGGTCGAATTATTAGCATTACTTCCGAATTAGCTAGGCATGGGGCAGCTGGGTTTGGTGCCTACAGTGCCAGCAAAGCAGCTCTCGAGACGTTAACCTCTTCTGTAAATGACGAGGAATATCATAACGGGATTTCAACAATACTTTTTAATCCTGGCGTCATGAAAACTGGGCTCCATTCATATGGAGAAGATCCAAAGACAATCGCCCCAGCACTTGTTCGTCTAGCCTATAGTAATAAAGACCACTCTGATAGAGTTGTTACGATCGATGACTTGCAAGTTCTAGAGGCATAA
- the pstB gene encoding phosphate ABC transporter ATP-binding protein PstB, which produces MVKEDETERNQVSATKKVIYHTKDLNLWYGEDQALKNINLPIRENEVTAIIGPSGCGKSTYIKTLNRMVELVPSVRISGEILYRGQNIFDKSYQVEDLRTRVGMVFQKPNPFPKSIFENVAYGPKIHGIRNKKVLHEIVETSLRGAAIWDEVKDRLHENAYGLSGGQQQRLCIARCLAIEPDVILMDEPTSALDPVSTLKVEELVQNLKKDYSIVIVTHNMQQAARISDKTAFFLNGEVIEYEETSKIFSNPSDKRTEDYITGRFG; this is translated from the coding sequence ATGGTTAAGGAAGATGAAACTGAAAGAAACCAAGTTTCAGCAACGAAAAAAGTCATCTATCATACAAAGGATTTAAACCTATGGTATGGTGAGGACCAGGCATTAAAAAATATTAACCTACCGATTCGTGAAAATGAAGTAACAGCGATTATTGGCCCATCAGGTTGTGGAAAGTCTACTTATATTAAAACATTAAATCGCATGGTTGAATTGGTACCAAGTGTTCGAATTTCTGGAGAGATCTTATATCGAGGTCAAAATATTTTTGATAAATCTTATCAAGTAGAAGATCTACGTACTCGAGTAGGTATGGTGTTTCAAAAGCCGAACCCATTTCCTAAATCAATTTTTGAAAATGTTGCATATGGACCAAAAATTCATGGAATTAGAAACAAAAAGGTTTTACATGAGATCGTTGAAACAAGCTTAAGAGGGGCTGCGATCTGGGATGAAGTCAAGGACCGACTCCATGAGAATGCGTACGGGTTGTCGGGTGGTCAGCAACAACGTTTATGCATTGCGCGTTGTTTAGCGATTGAACCCGATGTCATCTTAATGGATGAACCGACTTCAGCTCTTGATCCTGTTTCAACCTTAAAGGTAGAAGAGCTCGTACAAAATCTTAAAAAAGACTATAGTATTGTCATTGTGACTCATAATATGCAACAGGCGGCACGAATTTCTGATAAGACGGCGTTTTTCCTTAATGGGGAAGTGATTGAGTATGAGGAAACAAGTAAAATATTCTCTAATCCATCAGATAAACGTACAGAAGACTACATTACTGGAAGGTTTGGTTAA
- a CDS encoding YisL family protein produces MYNIFYQSHIGSWALLVLLFIISYILLRAGKAKGQKITHMILRLFYVIMVVSGLGMLFQLGFPLNFSIKAVIGLWLIYVMEILLVRTQKGVLDSKQTTYYWIQLIVSLIIVVLLGFRVIYF; encoded by the coding sequence GTGTACAATATTTTTTATCAGTCCCATATTGGATCTTGGGCACTGCTCGTACTTTTATTTATCATTAGTTACATATTATTAAGAGCGGGTAAGGCAAAAGGTCAAAAAATTACCCATATGATTTTACGCCTGTTTTATGTGATTATGGTCGTTTCAGGGCTTGGTATGCTCTTCCAACTTGGTTTTCCACTGAACTTTTCGATTAAAGCTGTTATCGGTTTATGGTTAATTTATGTGATGGAAATTTTATTAGTACGAACTCAAAAAGGTGTGCTTGATAGTAAGCAAACGACATACTATTGGATTCAACTCATTGTTTCGTTAATCATTGTCGTCTTACTTGGATTTAGAGTGATTTACTTTTAA
- the pstA gene encoding phosphate ABC transporter permease PstA: protein MKYVDIEQVQKKMNSRVLINKLAKSLFLLSALFGLVILVILIGQVFIQSFGWIDMNFLTGKFSNDPNKAGIMGAILGTLWLMAVVAPVTMFLGVGTAIYLEEYAKKGKVRSFIQTNISNLAGVPSVVFGILGLTIFVRNFDLGSVVLAGGLTMSLLVLPIVVVASQEAIRAVPQYLREASYAMGATKWQTVKNVVLPASLAGILTGLILSLSRAIGETAPLVVLGIPALLIPFPGDILDRFTVLPMQIYYWTIDSALVAEYANLAAATILVLLVVLFTMNSIAILIRNKFQKRF, encoded by the coding sequence ATGAAATATGTTGACATCGAACAAGTACAAAAGAAAATGAACAGTCGTGTATTGATCAATAAACTAGCGAAATCTTTATTTCTTCTTTCTGCTTTATTCGGACTCGTGATTTTAGTCATTCTGATCGGTCAGGTATTCATTCAGAGTTTTGGCTGGATCGATATGAATTTTCTAACAGGTAAATTCTCAAACGATCCTAATAAGGCAGGAATTATGGGAGCGATTCTTGGTACGTTATGGTTAATGGCTGTTGTCGCACCAGTTACAATGTTTTTAGGTGTTGGAACAGCGATTTATTTAGAAGAGTATGCAAAAAAAGGAAAAGTACGATCATTTATTCAAACGAACATTTCGAATTTAGCGGGTGTACCTTCCGTTGTCTTTGGAATATTAGGTTTAACGATCTTTGTACGGAATTTTGATTTAGGATCAGTTGTGTTAGCCGGTGGATTAACGATGTCATTATTAGTTCTTCCGATTGTCGTTGTTGCAAGCCAAGAGGCGATTCGAGCCGTTCCGCAATACTTGCGGGAAGCATCTTATGCAATGGGAGCAACAAAATGGCAAACGGTGAAAAACGTTGTCTTACCTGCATCACTGGCTGGAATTTTAACCGGGCTGATTCTATCATTATCCCGAGCGATTGGTGAAACCGCACCGCTGGTTGTTCTTGGAATTCCTGCATTATTAATTCCGTTTCCAGGAGATATCCTAGATCGGTTTACAGTCTTACCGATGCAAATCTATTATTGGACGATTGATTCAGCGCTTGTTGCAGAATATGCAAACCTTGCAGCTGCAACGATTCTTGTCTTACTCGTTGTTTTGTTTACGATGAATTCAATTGCGATTTTGATCAGAAATAAGTTTCAAAAACGATTCTAA
- a CDS encoding CBS domain-containing protein, translating into MSSNAERFLAAFNTIEQTLKKQLQLHRHYSFIKVVDIAKKRNPIVEKFEGDLKKYAELRNAIVHERVDPGFIIAEPHSEVVEDIEFIGKELTKPKKVIPSFACKVATFHVNDPLMVVLDIINQRLYTQFPIYDHQGFYGLLTESGIAKWLANQLVECPNLMDVRLLDVMAFEKHINHVIFVSQNENLYEVKEHFVRQMDMKMTRLHAVLITESGDRNDPLLGIITPHDVIRFE; encoded by the coding sequence GTGAGTTCAAATGCTGAACGGTTTCTTGCCGCATTTAATACGATTGAACAAACATTAAAAAAACAGTTGCAGTTGCATCGCCATTATTCGTTTATAAAGGTTGTCGATATCGCAAAAAAGCGTAACCCAATTGTTGAAAAATTTGAAGGTGATTTAAAAAAGTATGCCGAACTTCGGAATGCGATCGTTCATGAACGTGTTGACCCTGGCTTTATTATCGCTGAACCACATAGCGAAGTTGTTGAAGACATTGAATTTATCGGTAAAGAACTAACAAAACCAAAAAAAGTGATTCCAAGCTTTGCATGTAAGGTTGCTACCTTTCATGTCAATGACCCATTAATGGTTGTTCTAGATATCATTAATCAACGCTTATATACACAATTTCCAATCTATGATCATCAAGGGTTTTATGGATTGTTGACAGAAAGCGGCATTGCCAAGTGGTTAGCCAACCAGTTAGTTGAATGCCCCAATCTCATGGATGTGCGTTTATTAGATGTGATGGCTTTTGAAAAACATATTAATCATGTAATCTTTGTTAGTCAGAATGAAAACCTCTATGAGGTAAAGGAACATTTTGTTCGTCAAATGGATATGAAGATGACACGCTTACATGCTGTACTTATAACTGAAAGTGGTGATCGAAATGATCCGTTGTTAGGGATCATTACTCCACATGATGTCATTCGTTTTGAATAA
- the pstC gene encoding phosphate ABC transporter permease subunit PstC: MIDKNKKTISIGSITEKMVPGMLLAIATVSILTTIGILYTLLSETILFFTDIPFLDFYTGTVLKPLSSEAQFGILPLVTGTIISSVIAMFVAIPIGVMTAIYLSEYASNRVRRTLKPILEVLAGIPTIVYGFFALTLITPLLRTFVPGLEATNILSPGLVMGIMIIPMVASLSEDAMSSVPNSMREGALALGATKLEVTWKVVLPAAASGIIASFVLGISRAIGETMIVTIASGSSKAFTLDITQSMQTMTAYIVEVTGGDAPAGSTIYYSLYAVAMTLFVFTLLMNLLAQYISRKVREEY, from the coding sequence ATGATAGATAAAAATAAGAAAACAATTAGTATTGGTTCGATAACGGAAAAAATGGTACCAGGTATGTTATTAGCCATTGCTACCGTTTCTATTTTAACAACGATCGGTATTCTCTATACACTCTTAAGTGAAACGATTCTTTTCTTTACTGATATCCCGTTTTTAGATTTTTATACAGGGACTGTTCTTAAACCGTTAAGTTCAGAAGCCCAGTTTGGGATTCTTCCACTTGTAACCGGAACGATTATCTCGTCAGTCATAGCGATGTTCGTGGCCATCCCCATTGGTGTCATGACCGCGATCTATTTAAGTGAATATGCATCAAACAGAGTAAGGAGAACGTTGAAACCAATATTAGAAGTTCTTGCTGGGATTCCAACGATCGTTTATGGTTTTTTTGCATTAACTTTAATTACGCCCTTGTTAAGAACATTCGTGCCAGGCTTAGAAGCAACAAATATTTTAAGTCCCGGATTAGTTATGGGGATTATGATTATACCGATGGTTGCTTCCCTCTCTGAAGATGCGATGAGCTCTGTACCGAATTCAATGAGAGAGGGCGCACTTGCTCTTGGAGCGACAAAACTTGAAGTCACTTGGAAAGTCGTTCTTCCTGCTGCTGCTTCTGGGATCATAGCTTCCTTTGTATTAGGAATTTCAAGAGCAATTGGAGAAACGATGATCGTTACGATTGCTAGTGGAAGTTCAAAAGCATTTACCCTTGATATTACGCAATCAATGCAAACAATGACCGCTTATATTGTTGAGGTGACAGGTGGGGATGCTCCTGCTGGGTCGACGATTTATTATAGCTTATACGCTGTTGCGATGACACTATTTGTTTTTACACTACTCATGAACTTACTAGCACAATATATCTCTCGTAAAGTTAGGGAGGAATACTAG